In the Drosophila takahashii strain IR98-3 E-12201 chromosome 3R, DtakHiC1v2, whole genome shotgun sequence genome, one interval contains:
- the Rlip gene encoding ralA-binding protein 1 translates to MDFDSPEEKEFPGLYASEAADARSKKSKEESDFSEDHDLSKKDLLIGRRKDKKEKGKDRGYAALEGESSPEEELDTKSPSKSKKSKTFKFVSSKSKEKREKSRDKSEKDAKHAEEEPGPSHKAKEKEGKDKERDEPKKKDKKADKKEKKDKKSKQLSQQQDDTSAAEEVLALGYPVFGVSVSLATERSRCHDGVDIPLVVRDCIDFLQDHLKCEQIYKIEPIKTRLMHYKRLYNNREHDSAVDELNLPTACSLLKLFLRELPEPLLTTDLVARFEEVASHPKVTTQQAELQQLLEQLPKCNRTLLAWVLLHFDAVIQQERHNKLNAQSLAMLLSPTLQMSHRLMVALLCHCNSLFADVQLIKYVPPLTSASPKLPDTPEDIQTELRKQDSLLNQIHSEMNAGFITKKREEQLWEVQRIITQLKRKLRTFEKKQEKSVEELDTSSSAAPTVVSEDTTDSKPTVVPVASTSSSIPVEEPTTEERPSKDPPIEFSIDPATGFILLPKSNPHRENLLRLQIEYDELMDWQNELKSRIVAERNEVYRLKQLYEQQSINSQMAALATGSQAPPESEYERIIEHYTRENALLEHKKNMLGMELKEERRACIALQVELRLQQF, encoded by the exons ATGGATTTCGACAGTCCCGAGGAGAAGGAGTTTCCCGGGCTGTACGCCTCGGAGGCGGCGGATGCCAGGTCGAAGAAGAGCAAGGAGGAGAGCGACT TCAGCGAGGATCACGACCTCAGCAAGAAGGACCTGTTGATCGGGCGGCGCAAGGACAAGAAGGAGAAGGGCAAGGATCGGGGCTACGCCGCCCTGGAGGGCGAGAGCTcgccggaggaggagctggacaCCAA GAGTCCCTCCAAGTCGAAGAAGTCGAAGACCTTCAAGTTTGTCAGCTCCAAGAGCAAGGAGAAGCGCGAAAAGTCGCGCGACAAGTCGGAAAAGGATGCGAAGCACGCGGAGGAGGAGCCTGGCCCCTCGCACAAGGCCAAGGAGAAGGAGGGCAAGGACAAGGAGCGCGACGAGCCCAAGAAGAAGGACAAAAAGGCAGAtaagaaggagaagaaggaCAAGAAGAGCAAGCAGCTGTCGCAGCAGCAGGACGACACCTCCGCCGCCGAGGAGGTGCTGGCCCTCGGATATCCCGTCTTCGGGGTGTCCGTCAGCCTGGCCACCGAAAGGTCCCGCTGCCACGACGGCGTGGACATACCACTGGTTGTGCGCGACTGCATCGACTTCCTGCAGGATCACCTGAAGTGCGAGCAGATCTACAAGATTGAGCCCATCAAGACGCGTCTGATGCACTACAAGCGGTTGTACAACAATCGGGAGCACGACTCCGCCGTCGATGAGCTCAACCTGCCCACCGCCTGCAGCCTGCTGAAGCTCTTCCTGCGCGAGTTGCCGGAGCCGCTGCTGACCACCGATCTGGTGGCCCGCTTCGAGGAGGTGGCCTCCCATCCGAAGGTGACCACGCAGCAGGCagagctgcagcagctgctcgAGCAATTGCCCAAGTGCAACCGCACTCTGTTGGCGTGGGTGCTGCTCCACTTCGACGCGGTGATCCAGCAGGAACGGCACAACAAGCTCAACGCTCAGTCGCTGGCCATGCTGCTCAGTCCGACGCTGCAGATGTCCCACCGCCTGATGGTGGCCCTGCTCTGCCACTGCAACAGCTTGTTCGCGGACGTCCAGCTGATAAA GTATGTTCCACCGCTCACATCGGCCAGCCCCAAGCTTCCGGATACGCCGGAGGACATTCAGACGGAGTTGCGCAAGCAGGACAGCCTGCTAAACCAAATCCACAGCGAGATGAATGCCGGGTTCATTACCAAGAAGCGCGAGGAACAGCTCTGGGAGGTACAGCGTATAATAACGCAGCTCAAGCGAAAGTTACGCACCTTTGAGAAGAAGCAGGAAAAATCCGTGGAGGAATTGGACACCAGCAGCAGTGCAGCGCCCACAGTCGTGAGTGAGGACACCACGGATTCCAAGCCAACTGTCGTCCCAGTCGCATCCACTAGCAGCAGTATTCCCGTCGAGGAGCCAACAACGGAGGAGCGTCCCTCCAAAGACCCTCCGATCGAGTTCTCCATTGATCCCGCAACTGGCTTCATTTTGTTGCCAAAGTCAAATCCGCACCGCGAAAATTTGCTGCGTCTGCAAATCGAATATGACGAGTTGATGGACTGGCAGAACGAACTCAAGTCCCGCATAGTCGCCGAACGCAACGAGGTCTATAGGCTCAAGCAGTTGTACGAGCAGCAGTCGATAAACAGTCAAATGGCCGCCTTGGCCACTGGATCACAGGCACCGCCGGAGTCCGAATACGAGCGAATTATCGAGCACTACACTCGCGAAAATGCGCTGCTGGAGCACAAGAAAAATATGCTGGGCATGGAGCTAAAGGAGGAACGACGGGCTTGCATAGCCCTACAAGTGGAGCTGCGATTGCAGCagttttaa
- the peg gene encoding uncharacterized protein peg, with amino-acid sequence MKLSAVFLALALLALSLVQCLGLPDPSTKCVMECDTQEYGWVCAADDKGSTKSYRNLCVMKTENCLQNANYQKISDKECP; translated from the exons ATGAAGCTGTCTGCAGTATTCTTGGCAT TGGCGCTGCTTGCCCTCTCGCTGGTCCAGTGCCTCGGCCTGCCCGATCCCAGCACCAAGTGCGTCATGGAGTGCGACACGCAGGAGTACGGATGGGTGTGTGCCGCGGACGACAAGGGCTCCACCAAGTCATATCGCAATCTGTGCGTGATGAAGACGGAGAATTGCCTGCAGAATGCAA ACTATCAAAAGATCAGCGACAAGGAGTGTCCGTAG